A single genomic interval of Zingiber officinale cultivar Zhangliang chromosome 4A, Zo_v1.1, whole genome shotgun sequence harbors:
- the LOC121973128 gene encoding protein LIGHT-DEPENDENT SHORT HYPOCOTYLS 5-like, translating to MESSSSAGGGPSSSSSRPSRYESQKRRDWNTFLQYLRNHKPPLVLSQCSAAHLIEFLRHLDQYGKTKVHLPRCPFYGAAADPTLGIADPTSACGCPLRQAWGSLDALVGRLRAAYEESGSGTAETNPFAARAVRIYLRDVRDAQAKARGIPFHKKRRSKGPSSTDPAAGGESVSSSNAISGDSSGGSARG from the coding sequence ATGGAGTCGTCGTCGTCCGCGGGAGGAGGGCCGTCGTCGTCTTCATCGCGGCCGAGCCGGTACGAGTCGCAGAAGCGTCGGGACTGGAACACGTTCCTGCAGTACCTGAGGAACCACAAGCCGCCGCTGGTGCTCTCGCAGTGCAGTGCCGCCCACCTCATCGAGTTCCTGCGCCACCTCGACCAGTACGGAAAGACCAAGGTCCACCTCCCCCGGTGCCCCTTCTACGGCGCCGCCGCCGACCCCACCTTGGGGATAGCGGACCCCACGTCGGCCTGCGGGTGCCCGCTCCGCCAAGCCTGGGGCTCTCTCGACGCCCTCGTAGGCCGCCTCCGGGCCGCCTACGAGGAGTCAGGCTCCGGCACCGCAGAGACCAACCCCTTCGCGGCCCGCGCCGTCCGCATCTACCTCCGCGACGTTCGCGACGCCCAGGCCAAGGCACGCGGCATCCCCTTTCACAAAAAGAGGCGCAGCAAGGGACCCAGCTCCACCGATCCAGCTGCCGGAGGTGAGTCTGTCTCCTCCTCCAACGCCATCAGCGGAGACAGCTCCGGTGGCTCCGCTCGCGGTTAA